CCATCAGCTGGTGTCGCAGCATCTTGTTTTCCTCACGTAGAAGCTTGATCGCTGTCGCACCCTTGTCATCGAGCTTGATCGCCGCCATcagcttctgctgctgcatcataGGTACCGCCACTTGGtcatcgccgctgctaccACCAAGCCCAAGCGAGACTCCCTTCCATTCGGCCAGCTCCTCCCTCACTTCTGCCAGGTGCCGCTCTAGCTGCGTCTTGTTGGACTTGAGCTCTTTCTCGGTGGCCTTGTGCTCAGCCTGTGACGCATTGAGGTCGGCCGTCAGTGACTGAATCTTCTCCAGCAAGGCCGCTTCACTGCCTCCTTCAACCTTCTTTTTGGTGTttcgcagcacctcctcgagTGACGTAgtggcctgcagctgctccagcgtcttcgccgccttctcctctggCGTTAGGAAGTAATTGTAACACTGCGACCAGACGTCGTTCAGCTGCGACTGAATTGTCACTGCGTTGCTCTCGGAGATCTGCAGCTGATTCTGCAGCTGGACAACCTCGTCCTCCATAGAAAGGAGCCGAGTGTTAAATGTCTGCCGCTCCGCTGCAAGAGTGGCCTTTGTCGTCTCGTAGTCGACCAGATCCGCCTCGCGACTCTTCGTGGCGTTGtccagctgcacctccagTTGACCCATCTTCTCCTGCAACTGCGTCACCTCATTTTCCAGCCCTGCCGTGCCCTCATTCTGGTACTTGGCCAGTTTAGCGCGCAGATCCTTTACCATTTCCGTCAGCTCCGCGATTGTCCGATCCTTCGAGTCCATGTTCACAACCGGCTTGTTCTTTATCTGCTTGGCGCGATCGGCAAAGCGCAGCGTTGACACAGTCTCCGACATGTTGCGCTCGCTGGGGTTGATGTTGGCAAACATGACAGttttgctgttgccgccaaGCGAGTCCTTCAGCAGCATCGTCAGAGGGCTGCTGCGGAATGGCACGTGTGCGCCACCCTTGACAATGGTGTCGATGACGGTGCCGAGAGCGCTCAGTGAGAGGTTGATGTTGCACCCCTCCTTCAGCGTGTCGCCAGAGGCGCCGGTCTTGCCCTGGCGCTCCGAGCCGGCCAGATCTACCAGGTTCAGCTTGCTCGACACAGCACGGGTTCTGCCGTCTTCGAGGGTCTCGGTACACTCCagaatgagagagaaaacagagTGCGAGCGGCTGCTATCGGTGTTCAGCTCTGTGGacgcgacgcggcggcggtccGTGCCCTCCTCCAGGTGCCGGATGACATCCGCTGGGCACTTGACCTGCGCCACAACGGCGCCCTGCACAAAGAAGGTGTGGTCCTTCGCCTCACGGATGTCCAAGGACACCTGCTGCTTCGCTAGCAGGTCACGCACCTTACCATTGTACAACTCCATGAAGGAGACGTACATGTTGACAGTGGTGCCCGGCGCCTCGTCCTTCATCATTTTCACGGTGTTGAAAATGTGCTTAACACAGCGCGGAATGACCCCCTCAAGCGCATTGTCGCCCATCACACCCGTCATAGTGTGCGTCTTACCGGAGCCGGATTGGCCGTAGGCGAATACTGTCGCGTTGAAGCCGCTGAGTACGGACTCGGTCAGTGGCATAATGAACTGAGTGAAGATGTCCTGCTGGGAGAAGTTGTTGTTGATCACCGCATCGAATGTCCAGCGATCGGGCTCACCAATGACGCTCTTCACAGTCACGGTGTTCTGCACCATGTCAAGATCGACGCAGGTCTTATGACCCaccgccttttccttctcactAAAAGGACGGCATCGGACGAGCACCCTGATGTtctccgccgcagcggcgtgctCCTTCTTGCCCATTGGGGACGAAGGTACACACGGGGAGCGGGACTGCgccgtgggggggggggtagccAAACGGGAAAGAAACAGCGGCTTCACTTANNNNNNNNNNNNNNNNNNNNNNNNNNNNNNNNNNNNNNNNNNNNNNNNNNNNNNNNNNNNNNNNNNNNNNNNNNNNNNNNNNNNNNNNNNNNNNNNNNNNTTTTATGCGACCCCCGTTGCTGGGAAATCAACACCCATGACcgtctcctcgtcctcgtagATAACACATCGTTCATGTCGCACAAGGAGTCGCGCATCCCCTCGAGTTTTTCCTCCAcaggcgacagcggcgccgtctctgcctccacattgaggagggggagaaaagtTGAAGAGCCGCTCTGGTCACTAGGAACCTTCCCGGCTCGGCTTCCATATTGCTCTTGGACATCAACACTCGTTTCCGTGCTTGTGTGAGGTTCCATTCTTGCTGAATTGCCCGTGAACCCTACACTATCAGATGGCCCTGGTATCACAGCGCGTAGGGCATCCTCCTGGAGGAACGGTATGGGGAGAGAGCTGCTGTTCTCTGTCGAAGACAACACCAAAGACGAAGCAGCACCGGATGAAGCAGTCGACAGTCGCGTAGAGGAGTACAACGGCGTCTGACTGGAGCCTAAACTCGCCGGGAAGGTTAGCCGTAGTTCTGACTCGCTGGGAAGCTCGCTCATCGAGATAAGCGTACGCTTCTCTGCCCAGCCAGAGGCATCAGCGCCATCGTAGTAGTAGTTATCAGCATGGTAATGCGCGCGAAGGCCGACAAGATGGTTGAAGAGGTCGGATGCAGTCTCTGCTCGTGGCCCACTGGCTCTGGGCCTGGTGGATGCAGAAGACGACTGTTGCGGCGCCTCCAACAGCGATCGAGGGGCTAGTCGCTGCGTGACTTCATCCTCCTGCTTACTGTGCGCAGCCGGCGGAGCGCTACATTCAGCCTCGAGTCCCACAATCTGTGCAGCTAGCAGCGTTGCTGCACTCTCGCAGGGGAGCACTGCCGCCCCTGACATAGGATCAAGGAGGCGCTTGACGTGAACACCGCGCTGCAAGCGCAAACGGTCGATGATGACCTCGCGCAGGGTCGGTGGGTTCAGTAGTGTCTTGGATGCGTCATCCTTGCCGGCCGACGTCGGTGGTGGTAAGCCCATGCGAAgagtgtggtggtgtgcgcgcactGTAAAGGCAGCCAGAGACTGCGGCGCTGACGTTGTGGCTGCCGGCTCCGGGGATTGAGCAAGACTCAGCATGAGCTTCTTTGCCCGTTCAGCTGCAGGAAGCATCGTTAGACTGAAAAAGGCTGCGTAACACGCGCCTCCCTCCACTACACCTCCTGTGCTGTCACTCTCTGCATCTACGGCACCAGCCGACGCGGCCTCGGCAGACGTGAGAAATACATCCATTGaatcgtgctgctgcagcatccACTCTTCCACAGTCCGCATGGGTGCATGACTCGCTGGAGGCGGAATGGATACCGGTGGCAATGGCGTCTGCAGAGTCGCGTCACTGCTGCGAATCCCCATGCGTTGCAGCTGGTTAATGCGAATCCAGGGTGCGTTAGGGGTTCCGTCAGATGCACCTGGAGGCAGTCCAGGTGGGGCGCTTCGAACAGTGGGGACTTTGCGTGAaaccgccgctgcttctgcgaccacggaggaagagcagctaGCACAGCAGAGGAACTGCACCCTGTCGGAGAGGCACGACAGCGGCCCTTCGCAAGTGTTTCCGTTCTGCCCCTCGTTGGCGCGCGAGAGCAGTGGCACGTCCTTTGGGGCGCACGActcggcagcagccggcgaCAGGGACACGTGCGACGGTGTGAGCCGGTGTTCCTCTACAAAGGACCGTGTGCGAGCAGCCGGCACATGCAGAACACAGTAGTTCGATAAACGCGCCTCCAGCCCGATACGAAGCTGGTGAAGCGTCACGCTCGTTGCCTCGCTGTTCAGTGACTGCTGAGGCGACGAGGAAATGGACGCCAAGGGGATCAGCACATCACCGCGGTAGTCGGCCGCGCGGCTGCGAAGCAAAGGCTGCTTGGCCGCAAACCTCCCGTCTGCCTGCGATGTACGATAGGCTTGGTAGAAGTTGGTGTCAGAGAGCGGTGTGCATTGAAAGAGCGAGATGCGGACGCACTGGTGCGACACAGTCATGGGGCCGGTGTTAGGGGACGGTGCGTCTGATAAGTAAGCAGAGGAGTGGTTGACAGCACCGTGTTTCGGTTGCTGTTCTTCTCGTTTTATGGCTCGCGTGCGAGCGGAGTGCGCCGTACCTCTCCGCTTGAAGGGGCTGCTGGAGGTTGGGAATGGCGGTTGCCGCAACGATGGCTCAAGCTTCTATTCCTCTTGAGTCTCTACGGGGTGTGTCTGTACGTGTCGGTGTGTCCCCTCTCCTGCATTTGGAGTTGTCCTCACCCGCGGGCACAACACGGACACGTCAGTCAGTGGCTTGCGCACCACTGACTGACCTTCTATGATCGACTTTACCACACTACCGTGTACGAACACTCTGCACTGGGGGTCTGGGGGTGAATtacaagggaaaaaagaaggaTGATAATAGGCGAGGGTATTCGCCAGAAGAAGCCAAGGCACAGATCGCTGACGGGGCCAGTCCTCCATTCCTGTATGGAATCGCATGTGCCGCGTTGCAGCTCCACGTGTCGAGCGCCTCTGTTTGGGTAGTGCAGCGAATAATGCACATCGACTCTCAGGCTACAGAAAAGGGACCGCGCCGCTTCATTCGAGAACCGCAGGGAAGCCGCACGATGTTTGGCGACAGTCACCACGGCTGCCCCTCTACATGCCGTCATCTTGGAAATAACGTGGGCGCAGTTGCTCCTGACAGGAGATGGCGAAgacgaagagcgagagagagagagacggacgCGGCGTTCGCACAGCAACGGCGACTAGACCAGCTTTCGCTCACAGTTCGAGTAATAGACGAACCAAAGCCTCCGTCGTGGCCTTTCTTGTTCCTTCGTGTCGTTCTTCCCCTTTCACGGATGTCTGTGCCATCACGGCTACTATACGAGCAAcggaggcaaagagagagagagagaagagtaaAGTAACCACGACTGAGGGACTATGCGCGGCAGCATCCCATACCACTTTGCATTCCCTCACTCGCTCATCAATCTAGTCAGAAAAAAGTAAACTGCGCTcgagggcgggggggggggagtatACAGGCACACATATGCAAGAGAGATACCGACCGGTTTGCGTCATCTTGCTGTCGATGTGCAACCGCATCTCTCACTACTCCAGGAAGTGCTCAACGGCAACACCAACACTGACACATAGGGGGGCGTCGATAGCATAGTAAAAACATCGAGAACGAcagcggagctgcaggatgCACCCGACCGCTTCACCAAAAGTAGACGGcaacacccccccccgcgcaCGCATCGAGACACGCATCCATCCAGTCGCATGCCAGTGCGGAGGCCAACCGACGCCACCTCCCCACgcaggaaaaggagaagaaagaaaggaaaataGAGGTGCACCAGCATGCGTGGGACAGGCCTAAGCAAGTCGAGACGCACCAAGGAGAACGCAGCTCAAAGTAGCAAAGCCAATCAAAAGCACTGAGGTGCAGCACCAACGCTCTCCTCTAACCCACCACTGCCTCTATCCCTGAATCTCACGCTGCACCCTACACACTGGAGTGGCTTCTGAATGCTTGGTCACTGCTGAGCAGTGCTTCAGCGCTGTAGTACCATCCTCCTCATAGCTGAGCTGGCGAGCGACAACCGCTACAACAGGCTTTGCAACAGTGCTGGAGAGCAAGGGCGACGTGCCGgtgcgcgcagcagtgcccACCGGTGTAGCGGCAGAGTACAGAAGAGATTCTTGCCGATTGCTATTGAGAGATAGCGACCGCCCCTCCACCGTCGCCTCTTCAGCCGCTGAATACATCTTCTTTACAGTGAGAGCTGATGGAGTAGCTGTCACCTGTGAGCGCTGGGGCTCCGTCGTGGCGGTCGAGATCAGCACCTCGGGTGTGGGAttgatgctgctgctcttgttgCGCGGAGAGAAATCACCgttgcagcggtggtgcttgCACGGGTGTTGTGGTGAGTGTCGGTGCTCATGCCGTTGATGCCAGTGCTGGTCTTCTTCGGTGTCCGTCTCTTGAGCTCCCACCGGTCGTGGTGACAGACTGCCGCTACAGGTCTCGGTGGCGTTCTTGGTGTCCCTCAAAGACCTCGGCGACCGCATGTCCGAGACGGAGCCCTGAGACGATGTCGAAGACGAATTTGGTGTCGGATGCAACTGTACCGCCGGTggccggcggcggccacaCTTGAACCGACCGATCATAATCTTCTCCGGGCTTGACACGTAGTTGGCGGCGAAGTGCTTGTGAGCGTCTGGGCCCCATCGAATGCGCTGTGACTCGCGCTCACGCAGCGTTGCAATCGACAGCGCAATGTTCTGCcactcctctttctctttcgccccctcctcctcccccgagcgactctcctcctcggtaCTGTCGACCCTGTGCGCAGTCTtcttgctgcgctgcctgaCGACGaccggcgtgctgctgctcgcttgCGCAGTATCTGAGACCGAAACCGATACACAGGGAGAAGACACTGCGTTCTTGATGGCCTCGTCTCTATTCAGCACGTCTGGGCCGTCACGGGTAGCGCCActggcagcaacagcgacgggTAGTGCGACAATGCTGATAGAGTTGGacttctctgctctctcttctgtcaGGGCATCCACCGTTGTGATTCTGTCCTCATCGGTGCTCTgcactcctgcagctgcaaccACCTGCTCCGACGAGgttgtgctcttcttcgctgcggcagcgttcGCCGCATGGAAGCACATGTGGACTGTCTCCTTCATCACCTgcaccacctgcaccacGCAGTCATCGTAGAGAAGCTCGACCATGTGGACGGGCAacgcgccaccaccatcgctgctgcctgcctcctccccctcgaGCGTAGTCGTTCGCGAGGCGTCACTGGAGAGCAAAAGGTAGACATCCGTGACAGCGATCCCGGCGTGGCAGAGATGACGCAGGACACCATCGGACTCCTTCGCGGTGCGacgcagggagaggaggtagCGCATTACGGCGCCCTTAGCCAGCTCGCGCACCGTCGTCGAAGCGGTGACAGGTACACGCAGCGTCTTGGACTTCACTGCTGCGGAAGACGACTCTGGCGCTCCGGAAGCACCTCCAATGTGGATGCCCGGTGCCGGTGTCAATGTCACCGTGACAAAACTCGGTGCGGAGACGGGGATGGTGCCAGCCATAGCCGTCAATGTCCAccgagggaggaggggcggggggggggggaataaaTGTGGTAGTGCAGCGATGAGCTTGGTGAAGTCAGGGAGACCACATCGAGAGACGGGCTCAGCAGAAACACGGGTGACGATCTCGGGTTGACGTTGTTGGTAACTTTCTATGTGTGTATCTGCCGATCATCTAAACACTGGCACAACAGGCAAGCAGATCAAGACGGCGAGTTAGACTGTATATGCGCACGTACGGTTCGTCTATGAACAGGGTGCAGATAGGACCAGAGCGTCAGCAGAATGACCTTCTCGGTAGGCTGGTGTGCGATCCTCCTTCCTCGGCGCTGTTTCTTGTCGTGTGCGTGGCTGCTTCGGCGGTTACAGTCAACTCCTCCGCTGGAGAACGGCGAACAGAGGGAAACAGCAAGAATGGCACCGCTGTTGAGCTGGGCGCTGACGGGCGCATCAGCGCGGAGTCAAGCGAAGCGGAAGAAAAAAATAGcgggagagggtgaggtgTGAACGtatgaggagagagagaggcctgTTGTCTCAGTACTGATGTGCATCAGCAACTCACGAACAGGTCcctcatacacacacacacacaccttcatGCACacaggaagggggagggatgtCGCTGCAACAGCTTATGGGCCTCGTCCCGCAAGCGGTGCACGATAAAAGCACGAGGCAACAGCTAAGTGAGGCTGTTCTACCGGCAGAAGAGGTTCATGGTGAGGGCTGCGCAGTCTTGCGTGCGCTGTTCTGCTAGCTTTCCCTTTCCAGTCTTCTTCAGTTTTTTGGGGGGAGTTCGTTTGATCCCCATGAAGAGTCCACACTTCACATTTGATACAGAGATGgaacgaaaagaaaggagcgagaacaacacacacacacacacacacacacacatacacacatacacacacacacatacaaacaAACATACAAAAcgcatgagagagagagacggggggtAACCCACATGATCACGCCCCACACCACGACAAGCATACCGCATTCTCAGCAGCACGCGTCTGAGAAACTCTAGGAAGCGTCTACTTTGTcgacgaagagagaaaggggggggaggggggaggggggaaagaaaagaggagaagagaggaaaagaagcagCGTTTATGGAGAAAACAAGGAAGTGTGCctcaaaggaaaaaaaaaatgattTTTTTCCCTGTCGGTGCACGCTGAAGCAGGTACAGAGCTCGCCCACTGCACGTGTCACCGGCAAACTTGTGCAGAAGGTGACGAGGAAAACTAGAAGaggggcaaagaaaaaaTCGATTTTGCTGGCAGGCGCACACGAAAGCGAACAGAACCAATATTCTCGAGGCGGTGTACGCGGGGTAGAGCGATATAGTGCTTCCCTCTGTATTTCCTCACGTTTGAGAGGTATCAAACTTGGtgcctccccacccccgaGCCTTCCTGTTTCCGCATTCTCTCCTGCTACTAAGACACATCTCCAACGACAAAGACACACGTACGCGAGAGCACTCACCGTCCGCGCGACCACCAGCTACTCCACATGCTCCCCATCATCTTCACAGCGTCCACGCTGCTTTCCGACACTCTCCGTGACACCTGATCTGCGAAggtgcgcagcacctcggcgcTGGAGTGCGTCACGTCCTTGAGACGACACACATTCACAGACTCCGTCATGGTCGTGCTAAATTTGCACGCGCTCGAGGTTTGCGACGCGTGGCGGTCAAAGAGCGTGTTGAGCATATTCAGCATCTCGCCGTCGTTGTACGGGACCGTGTGGCGATGCACGGCATAGAGCCAGAGTTCGTAAAAGACCGCAGCAAAGGGGCGCACGTGCACGAACCACTCcgcggcggagctgaagAAAGCTGCGCGAATCTCGGCGGAGGAAGGTTCTGGTGCCCTGACCGGGTTCGCAGGCAACACAcaaccgccaccaccagatGCCCCGGGCAGCGAGGCACAGCCTCGAGGGCGTGATGAAGTGGCTACTGTAGAGGGCTCGCACTTCGCCGagccctgccgctgctgacacTGCTCCACGGCAGCCAGGAAGGCATCGTCGATGCGCACCGTGGAGCGGGCCAGTTTCTCCACAAATGTTTTCTCCGAAAAAATGAAGCGGAAATCGATGTGGAGCAGCGCACCGTTCGTGCCGATCAACACGTTGCCCTTGTGCCGGTCGCCGATACTGAAGATGTAGTtcaagagaagaaacagcTTTGCGGAGGCCAGGAAGTTGATGCAGCCCTGAGTGCCGCGGTACAGCACATAGCTGGTGATGTCCATGTTGTCCAGGTTTGACAGCTCGCGCCCCTCCGCCTTTTCAATAAGCCCCGAGTCGCAtgagagcggcagcacacTGTAGTCTAGCATCTCCGCATTCCCTATCTCGCTCGATAGGAGCATCTGCAGCAGACGGGACGAGATACACATGAGCTGATCGCGCTCCACGTTCTCGCGCTTGTAGAGGAACATGCATTCCTGCGGCAAAGAGTCATAGCGCGATGCTGGCGAAACGCCGCGAACTGTGGTCACCGAGCTCGTGACAGTTGCAGACGTAATGTGCGCAGTGCACGGCTTGGGTCCTCCCTCGGTGCCTTTCGCCCGCCCCTCGACGCTTTTCTCCGCGTGTGACACCCCTGTCAGTGCAGTGCGGGCACCAAAGTTGTTGACTGGATTCATGGCGTCGTGCGCAAGGTGTTCGGCGGCTGACCAGGTGCTGAAGGCCAGCCACGTGGGCTTGCTCGCCGCGTTCGGTGCCACCTTGATGCCAGAGAGGCGAATCGACTTGAGCATGATGTACGGCTTGAATGGGTTCAGGATCGGATGTGGGAGATCAATGTGGGATTGTTGATAGATTCGCCGTGccgacggcgccaccgcctcctccttggcgCCAGTGGCCGATGCGGACACCTTtggtgcgccgcgtcggcAGTACGCAACGATCCAGCCCACCACCGACGTCTGGTTCACGACCGACGACTGCGCACAGAAGCGGTCGAGCTCGTTAAAGAAATCGAGCGTCGCCAGGACGCGGTCGCGCGCCGCCGGGTCCTTGCGTCCTACCTCCGCGACAATGCGCGTCCGCCACAGGCCGAACAGGTCCTCGTCGTATCCGTAGTACGAGTAGGTGGACTGCAACGACAGGAGCATGATGAACACCAGGGAAAGGCTCGAGTTTGCCACGACTGGAATGACACGCTCGA
This genomic interval from Leishmania braziliensis MHOM/BR/75/M2904 complete genome, chromosome 17 contains the following:
- a CDS encoding putative OSM3-like kinesin, producing MGKKEHAAAAENIRVLVRCRPFSEKEKAVGHKTCVDLDMVQNTVTVKSVIGEPDRWTFDAVINNNFSQQDIFTQFIMPLTESVLSGFNATVFAYGQSGSGKTHTMTGVMGDNALEGVIPRCVKHIFNTVKMMKDEAPGTTVNMYVSFMELYNGKVRDLLAKQQVSLDIREAKDHTFFVQGAVVAQVKCPADVIRHLEEGTDRRRVASTELNTDSSRSHSVFSLILECTETLEDGRTRAVSSKLNLVDLAGSERQGKTGASGDTLKEGCNINLSLSALGTVIDTIVKGGAHVPFRSSPLTMLLKDSLGGNSKTVMFANINPSERNMSETVSTLRFADRAKQIKNKPVVNMDSKDRTIAELTEMVKDLRAKLAKYQNEGTAGLENEVTQLQEKMGQLEVQLDNATKSREADLVDYETTKATLAAERQTFNTRLLSMEDEVVQLQNQLQISESNAVTIQSQLNDVWSQCYNYFLTPEEKAAKTLEQLQATTSLEEVLRNTKKKVEGGSEAALLEKIQSLTADLNASQAEHKATEKELKSNKTQLERHLAEVREELAEWKGVSLGLGGSSGDDQVAVPMMQQQKLMAAIKLDDKGATAIKLLREENKMLRHQLMAATSVVSDSAAAVAAPQQNSASIPMKNTTDDSAVPLELQQSTSAATISSLQAELKEMKAKVVHVTASREALYAELEAQRTELAKLESAMAQQDRQLAKVQQGYEAKLAAATQSEDEVTRLETRLRERSDQMEQLRTLLEKQKAIIVKNNEKAEYFQVSLRDKTEAFVALEHQLREQLENKDAQMQQLINKRVAEFAQQRDIDMSEKSHRQKKLKKKIQKLQEELHKWEAQFDMKVCECEDLRNALEEKKVEQLRMLRRIELSSDEAEALEQKEQIQNALERAKQERRRKDDLFAMGELPSAKTVARRSAADPSDDSEC